In one Candidatus Zixiibacteriota bacterium genomic region, the following are encoded:
- the purM gene encoding phosphoribosylformylglycinamidine cyclo-ligase gives MKNKKIDYAAAGVDIAAADKAKERIKELARATFNKSVLSEIGAFGGFFKPDFAGYADPVLVSSADGVGTKLKIAFMTGRHDTVGEDIVNHCVNDILVHGARPLFFLDYIATGRLNPEIVAEVVKGLSQACRKAGMALIGGETAEMPDIYAPGEYDLAGFIVGVVDQSRIVTGAAIKEGDIIIGLGSNGLHTNGYSLARKVVFEMGGHKHHNRIDALGMEIGEALLMTHRCYLEPILSLLGKFEIRGMAHITGGGIAGNLVRVLPENLKAVISKKTWSVPRIFDFIQSTGGVDDEAMYQAFNMGIGYIIVVAPDIAKTVMEALGSLEELPYIIGEIEKGEKEVILKD, from the coding sequence ATGAAAAACAAGAAGATAGATTATGCCGCGGCCGGGGTAGATATCGCGGCGGCCGATAAAGCAAAAGAGAGAATAAAGGAACTGGCCAGAGCGACATTTAATAAGTCGGTTCTCTCCGAGATTGGGGCTTTTGGCGGCTTTTTTAAGCCTGATTTTGCCGGATATGCCGATCCGGTCCTGGTCTCATCGGCCGATGGTGTCGGGACCAAACTGAAAATTGCTTTTATGACCGGCCGTCATGACACGGTTGGGGAGGACATAGTCAACCACTGTGTCAATGATATTCTGGTCCATGGCGCCCGCCCCCTTTTCTTTCTCGATTACATTGCCACCGGACGACTCAATCCTGAGATTGTGGCCGAGGTTGTCAAAGGACTTTCTCAGGCCTGCCGGAAAGCTGGTATGGCCTTGATAGGAGGCGAGACGGCAGAGATGCCGGATATTTACGCCCCCGGCGAGTATGACCTGGCCGGCTTCATTGTCGGTGTCGTTGACCAGAGCAGGATTGTAACCGGCGCCGCTATTAAGGAAGGGGACATCATTATCGGTCTCGGCTCCAATGGGCTGCATACCAATGGCTACTCGTTGGCACGGAAAGTGGTTTTTGAGATGGGCGGGCATAAGCATCATAACCGAATTGACGCCCTTGGGATGGAGATTGGCGAGGCGCTTCTGATGACCCATCGTTGCTATCTCGAACCGATTCTTTCCCTGTTGGGTAAATTTGAAATCCGGGGGATGGCGCATATAACCGGCGGCGGAATAGCCGGTAATCTGGTGCGGGTCCTGCCCGAAAACCTGAAAGCGGTTATCAGCAAGAAAACCTGGTCGGTTCCGAGAATCTTTGATTTTATCCAGAGCACCGGCGGAGTGGATGACGAGGCCATGTATCAGGCTTTTAATATGGGCATCGGGTATATAATTGTGGTCGCGCCCGATATTGCAAAGACGGTCATGGAGGCATTAGGAAGTCTGGAGGAATTGCCGTATATCATTGGTGAGATTGAAAAGGGTGAAAAGGAAGTTATCTTGAAGGACTGA